From the genome of Rhododendron vialii isolate Sample 1 chromosome 10a, ASM3025357v1:
cttggAGGTGGTGGAAATTATGAATTATAAATAACGATCAATACTGTAATAATGGACGATCCGTGCATGtgggaaaattattcagtgctcttaGGACACCATCACGTGGTGTCTCAGACTTTTTTCCATCATCTATTGTGGTGTGGtccattaattttgttttagaCCCGATTACAATGTACAATAGAAATTAGAAAAGAGACCTAAGACACCACGTAACAGTTCTCCATGAACGCTAAATAATCTGCAGTCCATGTGGGGATGCTCCAATTAAGGTGATAGTTCCATGATTATTATTCATGTAACACTATAATAATACGCATTATTATGATTTAGTATTACAAGTACTACTCCTACCTTCAATAAATATGAATAGATTACAACTATGGAATCAAAACCAATTAACTTCACTAATCTATCCCCACTCCAGTTAAAATCTCCTCCTAACCACCAATCCCCTTCGTCTAACAGCTCCTTAACCACTAATTAAGCAGTTGGAAAATTCTAGCATCAGGTCACTTGTACCCATCCGCGGTGATAATTCTTTTTTCATGTAATTTCAGCCGCAGAATCGCACTTCTACCGGTCAGATCGAATCTAttatatatacaatttttttatcGTTCACACTGGAACAGAGGTACATGGGTAGTTTTCCGTACATGTGATTACCGATTTGAATTCCAAATTTCCATGCTCAGCGCAAGGCTCTTATCCTTTGAACTCCAAATTTCATTCTTTAAAAGTCAGCAAGGCTCTTACCAACAGCTATAGAAAAGAAGATGGACGACCAACAACTTGCAAGGAAACCCAGGGTTCTCTGCTTCCATGGTTTCAGAACAAGTGGGAAAATCTTTGAAGAACAGACCCAAGTATGGCCGGAATTCGTGAGGGAGAAGATGGATCTGGTCTTCGTGGACGCGCCGTTTCCGGCGGAAGGAGGATTGGAAGAATTGGGTGTAGCTGAGGAGCTGTTTGATCCTCCTCTTTATGAGTGGTTCCAAGCTAATAAGGTTTAATTGATTAGTTTCATTCTCTGCAGTTTGTACTTTCCTTGCCATCAATTTCCAATTTTCATTACAATTAattaatgtcattttttcatGTCAATTGTTTAGGATTTTTCGGAGTACCGGAATTTCGATGAGTGTGTTGCATTCGTTGAGGATTGCATGACGAGGATCGGACCATTTGATGGTTTAATGGGGTTTTCCCAAGTAcgtttattttttcttacatTGCCTCTTGGTTCTAAAAGTCCAGTCTATGCTTGTCAATAGATCGGATTGGATCCGAATTTGAATTCGAACTTCAGTCCATTACAAAAGGTTGTGTTTCAAATCGGAAATTTAAGCAGTTATCTGCTTATTTCTTTAAAACTTTTTCTCATCGATTCAAATAtcactattatttttttgaattacgTTGCAAGGTCCGAAAATAAGTCATTTTTTCTGATAAGattttcttatgtttttttATGGAAGGGGGCAATTCTATCCGCTGCATTACCAGGCATGCAAGCAGAGGTATGCAATGGCATTTCATATCTTCTCCACTTTTAGTTTATGGTTATTGTTTTTAATTTGCCTAATCGAATTTCATGGTTTAATTCAAGAAATCACTTTCTTAATTCCCCAGTAagtaaaaacaagaaagaaagaaagaaaaagataggaaaatgatattggcactccaaaaattgatggatgCACtctaaaaaacaaaggaaagtggctttggaattacactgattttgaagtgcctgcatcaatttttgaagtgccaataTCAGTCTCCAAAAGATTTGGCTTGTGAACAGTCACTTCATATATATATGAGGAGACAACAAACCAAGACCTATTCGTCCCGATCCAAACCCAAATAAACATAACCTCCCTAGAAGGACTTTTCCAATAATATCCTGATCATCGATCACAACGCTGCTTTAGTATAAAAATCCTCTTTTTAGGCTCCGTATGATTCAGCGTAAAACAATTTataatgtaaaatgttttttttgtgtaaaatgatttttcagatttttttttttcaatttatcttTTGGCGTTTGGTtacatatgaaaaaaaatactccactgGAAATAGACTTTTGTGTGGGGCCACTGTTGTGTTCATCCATCCAAGACAACTTCCCCGTTCTGGTTCGAAACgtcaataaaagaagaagagtctCCTGGGAGTCGAGGTATTAAAGAGAATAGAAACAAAACTGCAGGAAAATGGAAATATCGGGAGTTGGGAAGGGGGGAGGAAGTTGGGAAAATGACTTACGGGGAAAATGAGAGGAGAACATTTTTCACCCCAgtggtggaaaacattttaccttgaaaaatattttacttcttTTGTTTCAACAAAACACCGAAAAacgagtaaaatattttacttgaaaatattttacgtctaAACAGACGGAGCCTTAGTGTTAAATTGTCACACTTCCATTGTAAAATTCTCGCTTTCGCTATAAAATTCTCACACTTCCATTGTAAAACAAGTACAAAATACTTAGTCAATAGAGACCTAAAAAGAGTTGCACATATTAAGTCAGGACCAGCCGATAGAattgccaacaaaaaaaaattcatgacgCAATACTCTTGTACCGGAGAATTGATAATCAGTTGTTAATTGCAATATTCCAGAAGATAATCAATTCTTGCATTTCACAAGGTTTTACTTTGTGACGTCTCTGTACAAAATGTAAAACGGTGGCCGACTAACCCTATATAGTTTACATGGCATTTTGATAATAATTGGTATTTTTGGGTGCAGGGTGTGGCTCTTACCAGTGTTCCTAAGATAAAGTTTGTAATGCTAATATCTGGGGCTAAATTTGGAGGATCTATGTTCTCTTCACCAAAGCTGGCTCAAAATGCCTTCTCCTCTCCCATTGAATGTCCATCACTTCACTTCTTAGGTACTTCTCACTCCTATATTTTTACTAGGAATTAGATCCTCTCCGATCGATGCTTAATTTGGACGAGATAGGACAGTCCAAATTTGGATCGCTTATTGCTTCAATGTATGGTCCACATTGGTACTGTCCAGTTTAGTCCAAAACTTGGAAGGGACAGAATCCgaaccccctctctctctctctctctctctctctctctattattGGAGTGTTATATATGTAGGTGAGAAGGACTTTGGCTTGACAAATGGGATAGAACTCCTGGATTCATTTGTGGATCCCGTTGTGATAAATCACCCTGAAGGTCATGTGGTACCTAAACTAGGTATTCAATACTGTTGAAAAaaatcctcttttttttctcacgtattaagtatttttttttattcaaaaattaattgtCTTTTCGTCAAGAACTATGATTTTGGGATGGGGGGAGTATCCTATTTTTCAAGCCTCCAGTATTTTCAACaccatttggatttttttgcttctttgccAATAGATACATCCCTTGAAATTGCTTTAAAGTGTCCATCGATCACCTATATACTGTTGTTACTcgtttgaaaaaataaataaattcatttcCATTatcaaaaatagtaaaattaatCAGAGAAAAATTAGTAAAACCTTTGACGCAGAAGTCGGGGTTAGCACCATggtgaaggatttttttttaatactaataaaataaattttccgGCCCCTATTACTTTTGTGTCGATGGAAGTTATCTTTACTATGTTTGTCATATATTTGCCAAGCACCCCAGCAAAATGGGTGCAGAGCGGTTGACCCgacgttcatctcggcaatcaacaattcaaatttttgccgagcaatCGACGGCTCaaattcaatccgagccgtccgtgcCGAAATAAACAGTCGGATCAATCGTTTGGCACCGCTTTGCAGGGATgccgcttggcagcatcccttGTCATCTGTGATTGACCATTTCTCTGGTATTATTTTCCCTTATCAGATGAGAAAGGCTCGGAGACCATGATCAAGTTCATCGAAAAGGTTCAGGAACTATTgtagagagaagagagattTCATAGGCATGTTCTGGAAAGTGGGAATTACTAATAAAAGCCATTTGTGGCTCTCTTAATTGTGGTAAAAACTtgtaaatcaaatttatttctttCACTGGCAATTGGCATTCTCTGCCATCAAGTGCAattgttgatgatgatgattctCGTTTGATTATTCATGTACTATCTCTTTTTCTATTCTTAGAGTCCTCTGTCTCACTTATGATCACTATAATGATAATGAAATGTTGTAAATATGTGCTTACGCGAAGCCCCCAGCCCGTTAATATTTAGCCCGGCCCACGTCCAATTTTAGCCTGGCCCTACCCCCAAAGCCATTTTCTCAGGCTTATTTATACGGATGGTTCccaaagtatttttaaaatgtcaaTTTAGTCCCCAGTGTATAAATCGTGTTTAGTGCATCCCCAAAATATACAATACACGTTTAAATGGTCCCCAAAGCTAACTCCGTCCAAATTCACGGTTAAAGACGGGGGTATTTTCGGAACTTGGCTACAAGTATTTCATCTTCCACCTCCAGATTTCTACCCTACTACCAAAAACCCAACGACCTCCTAAACCCAGCCACGAAAACCCCCATTCTCCCACTTTTTCCTTCCCAGAAAAAgaaatgcagagagagagaaattggtgAGGCATTGAGCGATTTCATCCCACACAGGTCGGATGGAGCCCTATCTGCTACGGGTGTGCACGGGTTGGTTTAACTGATTGGGCAACTGCTTCAAATCAATTGAACCAAACCCAAATCGAAGAGTAGGAGACGGACGCTGAAAGGGCCTcaaagaaagagagggagagagagaccaaaTTCCAGAGAGAAACACCATCTTCGTCGCTTTTAGGTTTCTCACTTATCCAATGGCCTCCGAAGCACAACCGAACGCCGGCGCCTCTGTGAAACTAGGCCTAAAGAAGCCAATGATCGTCAAGGTCGATAGCCTGAAACATGGAACCTACGGTCACATGCTTCCGCTTTCATTCGTCTACGAAGGGAGATTCAGATTTGCCTCTTCAATGCTCTGTATTtat
Proteins encoded in this window:
- the LOC131302386 gene encoding uncharacterized protein LOC131302386 isoform X2, which translates into the protein MDDQQLARKPRVLCFHGFRTSGKIFEEQTQVWPEFVREKMDLVFVDAPFPAEGGLEELGVAEELFDPPLYEWFQANKDFSEYRNFDECVAFVEDCMTRIGPFDGLMGFSQGVALTSVPKIKFVMLISGAKFGGSMFSSPKLAQNAFSSPIECPSLHFLGEKDFGLTNGIELLDSFVDPVVINHPEGHVVPKLDEKGSETMIKFIEKVQELL
- the LOC131302386 gene encoding uncharacterized protein LOC131302386 isoform X1, with protein sequence MDDQQLARKPRVLCFHGFRTSGKIFEEQTQVWPEFVREKMDLVFVDAPFPAEGGLEELGVAEELFDPPLYEWFQANKDFSEYRNFDECVAFVEDCMTRIGPFDGLMGFSQGAILSAALPGMQAEGVALTSVPKIKFVMLISGAKFGGSMFSSPKLAQNAFSSPIECPSLHFLGEKDFGLTNGIELLDSFVDPVVINHPEGHVVPKLDEKGSETMIKFIEKVQELL